From a single Glycine soja cultivar W05 chromosome 19, ASM419377v2, whole genome shotgun sequence genomic region:
- the LOC114399082 gene encoding uncharacterized protein At4g00950-like: MGEEQRSIARLPLFSIQSPETERSGMATPPLETLASVPFRWEQVPGKPRPSTALVPFSNPPDLLPKCLELPPRLLIPSPATVFKVSTNNCYGSDTKLLGAMVLTKANDYCWFGSWRKKAFKLNKREVTGASHVFPSSSLDTDVPNMKRSANSRLWTSICEGLKQVVPWKSKKLKKKNGSGLRF, translated from the exons ATGGGAGAGGAGCAGAGGAGCATAGCAAGGCTACCCTTGTTCTCCATACAGTCTCCAGAGACAGAGAGATCAGGAATGGCCACTCCTCCACTTGAGACCTTAGCATCAGTCCCATTTCGGTGGGAACAAGTGCCCGGAAAACCAAGGCCATCCACTGCCCTCGTGCCTTTCTCCAACCCCCCTGACTTGTTGCCCAAGTGCTTAGAACTTCCTCCCAGGTTGCTCATACCTTCTCCCGCCACTGTCTTTAAGGTTTCCACCAACAATTGCTATGGTTCGGATACAAAGCTGCTTGGTGCCATGGTTCTCACCAAAGCCAATGACTATTGCTGGTTTGGTTCTTGGAGGAAAAAAGCCTTCAAACTCAATAAAAGAGAGGTCACTGGTGCCAGCcatgtctttccttcttcctctttaGACACCGACGTCCCAAACATGAAACGTTCTGCCAATTCTCGCCTCTGG ACAAGTATTTGTGAAGGTTTGAAGCAGGTAGTTCCATGGAAGAGTAAAAaactgaagaagaaaaatgggaGTGGACTTaggttctaa
- the LOC114398922 gene encoding F-box protein At3g49450-like, translated as MTEMSSRSILPQDQIVEILSWHPVKVLMRFRCVSKTWNSLILNPTTRVMSQDSPRILLNSSNYKTGRSSFNFGFGYDDRSGTFKVVEVLCDIKSQQRVVRVHCLGDTCWRKTLTFPAVPFLGYRGCFVSDTINWIAIPSLSSTTQ; from the coding sequence ATGACGGAAATGAGTAGTCGTTCAATACTCCCTCAAGATCAGATTGTGGAAATTCTCTCATGGCATCCGGTGAAGGTTCTGATGCGATTCAGGTGCGTTTCTAAGACCTGGAATTCTCTTATCTTGAACCCGACCACAAGGGTCATGTCTCAAGATTCCCCACGCATCCTTCTCAATTCAAGCAACTATAAGACTGGTCGGAGTTCTTTCAACTTTGGATTTGGGTACGATGATCGCAGTGGCACTTTCAAGGTGGTCGAAGTTCTATGTGACATTAAATCACAACAAAGGGTGGTCAGAGTCCATTGCTTAGGCGACACTTGTTGGAGAAAGACCTTAACTTTCCCTGCTGTTCCCTTTCTAGGATATCGTGGATGCTTTGTGAGTGACACTATCAACTGGATAGCAATTCCTAGTTTGAGTTCTACTACTCAATAG
- the LOC114398988 gene encoding uncharacterized protein LOC114398988, which yields MAGAEARALWQRTANRCFVQEDAKRAPKLACCQSSCATSKSVDTGPASTADESDHNTVNVTHFNRKSSISNLSSDCRWWLHSQPNYGYQKGLTYEQLNALEDEVETLLASDLSKNSEEFHELMDVMEKHETMEIDCVGCSGSSKKADDFSLESDYSWIESDKAEPWWRTTDRDELASFVSQKSLNHIENCDLPPPQKKHLRGHPCAHVNNDKIKTASYDWEAKSRSFSNLTGHTPGSLDSRLMHKNHGHSTNEGLLYFASDKCSSHTPKHEDVKKSQQNFDGDPSKAQLMEALCHSQTRAREAEEAAKKAYAEKEDIVTLIFKQASQLFAYKQWLQFLQLETLCIQIKSKDQPISTLFPVALPWMSYEGRSSRKRKQKISNSKQGERKANSKCDITTYAVAFALGLSLVGAGLLLGWTVGWMLPRS from the exons ATGGCAGGAGCAGAAGCAAGGGCTCTGTGGCAGAGAACTGCTAATCGTTGCTTTGTCCAAGAAGATGCAAAAAGAGCTCCCAAGTTGGCTTGTTGCCAATCTTCATGTGCAACATCAAAATCAGTTGATACTGGACCTGCCAGTACAGCAGATGAATCTGATCATAATACAGTTAATGTTACCCATTTTAACAGGAAATCGTCAATTTCTAATCTATCATCAGACTGTAGGTGGTGGTTGCATTCACAACCTAATTATGGGTATCAAAAGGGTTTAACATATGAACAGTTAAATGCATTAGAGGATGAGGTAGAAACTTTGTTAGCTAGTGATTTAAGTAAGAATTCTGAAGAATTTCATGAATTAATGGATGTGATGGAAAAACATGAGACAATGGAAATTGATTGTGTTGGCTGCTCTGGATCCTCCAAGAAAGCAGATGATTTTTCCTTGGAATCAGATTATTCTTGGATTGAAAGTGATAAGGCTGAGCCATGGTGGCGGACTACAGATAGAGATGAATTAGCTTCATTTGTTTCACAGAAATCTCTCAATCATATTGAAAATTGTGATCTTCCCCCACCACAGAAGAAGCATCTTAGAGGGCACCCATGTGCTCATGTTAATAATGACAAAATAAAGACAGCATCTTATGACTGGGAAGCCAAATCCAGAAGCTTTTCCAATTTGACAGGTCATACACCAGGAAGTTTAGATTCAAGATTGATGCATAAGAATCATGGTCATTCTACCAATGAAGGACTTCTATATTTTGCTTCTGACAAATGttcaag TCATACCCCCAAGCATGAGGATGTCAAAAAGAGTCAACAAAATTTTGATGGAGACCCCAGTAAAGCTCAACTAATGGAAGCATTGTGTCACTCTCAAACACGTGCAAGGGAAGCAGAGGAAGCAGCAAAAAAAGCCTACGCAGAGAAAGAGGATATTGTTACTCTCATTTTCAAACAGGCTTCACAACTTTTTGCCTATAAGCAATGGTTACAATTTCTGCAGCTGGAAACTCTTTGCATTCAGATTAAGAGCAAGGATCAGCCAATCTCTACTCTCTTTCCAGTGGCTCTTCCATGGATGTCATATGAAGGTAGAAGCTCACGGAAGAGGAAGCAGAAAATATCCAATTCCAAACAAGGAGAAAGGAAAGCCAATTCAAAATGTGATATTACAACATATGCTGTTGCCTTTGCTTTAGGATTGAGTCTAGTTGGTGCTGGCTTGCTTTTGGGATGGACAGTGGGTTGGATGTTGCCCCGTTCATAG
- the LOC114398989 gene encoding uncharacterized protein LOC114398989, with the protein MAVMERLKMFVVQEPVVAASCLIAGFGLFLPAFVRPMLDSYQATKQPPQPALSDVVAGMTGKK; encoded by the exons ATGGCAGTAATGGAGAGGTTGAAGATGTTCGTCGTTCAAGAGCCAGTTGTCGCCGCTTCCTGTCTCATCGCTGGCTTCG GTCTTTTTCTTCCTGCTTTTGTGAGGCCCATGTTGGATTCATATCAGGCAACCAAGCAACCTCCTCAACCTGCTTTAAGCGAT GTGGTTGCAGGTATGACTGGAAAAAAGTAA
- the LOC114398923 gene encoding elongation of fatty acids protein 3-like gives MSIIFATIFAGLLVSAAVKIREMWWLWRRYKIPLQWLLCFPLGTHPSDCVFFWSYVFYLSHFLHMLRTVIVVLRRRKLVFFQLFYHTISAFMSFLWLEFSQSFQVLAILFTTLTFSVMYGYRFWTSAAASDGSCNDA, from the coding sequence ATGTCCATCATCTTCGCCACCATATTCGCCGGCCTCTTGGTCTCCGCCGCCGTCAAAATCAGAGAGATGTGGTGGCTCTGGCGGCGCTACAAGATCCCGCTCCAGTGGCTGCTATGTTTCCCTCTTGGGACGCATCCCTCTGATTGTGTTTTCTTCTGGTCCTACGTTTTCTACCTCTCACATTTCCTTCACATGTTGAGAACAGTCATCGTCGTCCTACGACGTCGTAAGCTCGTTTTCTTTCAACTCTTCTACCACACGATTTCCGCCTTCATGTCTTTCCTATGGCTCGAGTTCTCGCAATCTTTCCAAGTTCTCGCAATCCTCTTCACCACGCTCACATTCTCCGTTATGTACGGCTATCGCTTTTGGACATCAGCGGCGGCCTCTGATGGATCTTGTAACGATGCTTGA